A region of Streptomyces sp. NBC_01788 DNA encodes the following proteins:
- a CDS encoding enhanced serine sensitivity protein SseB, giving the protein MDFPADFSADLPAQAQSHPHGGWPGNELEEVLSASLGVPSAGGRILEALGRSFLWVPLPNGGGPHSGPLDLPTLDIDGQAYVPVFSSEEQFRQVVGPHMAYTVAPAVEFARGLPPQAGIALNPDGVVGLPLPPAAVAELCRAGRSSLDGPSSGGRVRLFEPDWQDDPVDFLAAAGAEFAATGVVSTARRCLAAVETDDPVMFVGVELSQWDGDPQAAPLEALGRALAGNPAKWPVNLVLLDVTQDPVADWMRENVRPFYQHAH; this is encoded by the coding sequence ATGGACTTCCCGGCGGACTTCTCCGCAGACCTTCCGGCACAGGCGCAATCCCATCCGCACGGCGGATGGCCCGGCAACGAGCTGGAGGAGGTGCTGTCCGCCTCCCTCGGCGTACCGTCCGCAGGCGGCCGCATCCTCGAGGCGCTCGGCCGCAGCTTCCTCTGGGTGCCCCTGCCCAACGGCGGCGGTCCGCACAGCGGCCCGCTCGACCTGCCCACGCTGGACATCGACGGTCAGGCGTACGTGCCGGTCTTCAGCTCCGAGGAGCAGTTCCGCCAGGTCGTGGGCCCGCACATGGCGTACACCGTCGCGCCCGCCGTCGAGTTCGCGCGCGGACTGCCCCCGCAGGCCGGCATCGCGCTCAACCCGGACGGCGTGGTCGGCCTCCCGCTGCCGCCGGCCGCCGTGGCCGAACTGTGCCGGGCGGGGCGCAGCTCGCTGGACGGTCCGTCGAGCGGCGGCCGCGTCCGCCTCTTCGAGCCCGACTGGCAGGACGACCCCGTGGACTTCCTCGCCGCCGCCGGCGCCGAGTTCGCCGCGACCGGCGTGGTCAGCACCGCCCGCCGCTGCCTGGCCGCCGTCGAGACGGACGACCCGGTCATGTTCGTGGGCGTCGAACTGTCCCAGTGGGACGGCGACCCGCAGGCCGCCCCCCTGGAGGCCCTGGGCCGCGCCCTGGCGGGCAACCCGGCCAAGTGGCCGGTCAACCTGGTCCTGCTGGACGTGACCCAGGATCCGGTGGCGGACTGGATGAGGGAGAACGTCCGCCCGTTCTACCAGCACGCCCACTGA
- a CDS encoding enhanced serine sensitivity protein SseB C-terminal domain-containing protein has translation MSASGITAGQVEQTLRQVTPGRYDAYEALLRALATPSSGQVWMLLWHGQAGSPDAQYGHMDVDGHGYAPCVTSAQELSASGWNRSYEVVDGLDVARTLYPDHYGLWLNPHAPGGGVGVPWLDLRRIATGLDRQPAGPLSLSEPAVEAAQFYGLLTQNAQRTPALRSLRRAWVQPAHGAPYLAIGLDVYDTSPPAVDSVRVMMQQSIGAVPDGLPVSTVAMSDEYDPVAMWLRANSRPFYDREGHASPAAGYPRPDQWAH, from the coding sequence GTGAGCGCCAGCGGCATCACGGCCGGGCAGGTCGAGCAGACGCTGCGCCAGGTGACGCCCGGGCGTTACGACGCCTACGAGGCGCTGCTGCGCGCCCTGGCGACCCCGTCCTCCGGTCAGGTCTGGATGCTGCTGTGGCACGGTCAGGCCGGTTCCCCCGACGCCCAGTACGGCCACATGGATGTCGACGGGCACGGCTACGCCCCCTGCGTGACCTCCGCCCAGGAGCTGTCGGCCAGCGGCTGGAACCGCTCGTACGAGGTCGTCGACGGCCTCGACGTGGCCCGCACCCTCTACCCCGACCACTACGGCCTCTGGCTGAACCCGCACGCCCCGGGCGGCGGCGTCGGAGTCCCCTGGCTGGATCTGCGCCGCATCGCCACCGGCCTGGACCGCCAGCCCGCGGGACCGCTCAGCCTGTCCGAACCGGCCGTCGAGGCAGCGCAGTTCTACGGCCTGCTCACCCAGAACGCCCAACGCACCCCGGCCCTGCGCTCACTGCGCCGCGCCTGGGTGCAGCCCGCGCACGGAGCGCCGTACCTCGCCATCGGGCTCGACGTGTACGACACCTCGCCGCCGGCCGTCGACTCGGTGCGGGTCATGATGCAGCAGTCCATCGGCGCCGTCCCCGACGGGCTGCCGGTGTCGACGGTCGCGATGTCCGACGAGTACGACCCGGTCGCGATGTGGCTGCGCGCCAACTCCCGCCCGTTCTACGACCGTGAGGGCCACGCGTCCCCGGCGGCCGGGTATCCCCGTCCGGATCAGTGGGCCCACTGA
- a CDS encoding ABC transporter permease has product MTAPIETTGAAAETQPEAVLTGADKRRIEGRSLGQIAWTRFKKDKVAVTGGVIVVLLILLAILSRPIQAVFGLDPNAFNQDLIDPNTSLPNGAWGGMSADHPLGVDPKFGRDIATRILEGSWVSLVVAFGATILSNVIGAIMGVVAGYYGGRVDTIISRLMDTFLAFPLLLFAIAISATLQGGAFGLTGLPLHLSVLIFIIGFFNWPYLGRIVRGQTLALREREFVDASRGMGAKGPYILFRELMPNLVGPIIVYSTLLIPTNILFEASLSFLGVGIQPPQASWGGMLREAVTFYEVDPQYMIVPGLAIFVTVLAFNLLGDGLRDALDPRSR; this is encoded by the coding sequence GTGACCGCACCGATCGAGACCACCGGGGCGGCAGCCGAGACGCAGCCGGAGGCTGTGCTCACCGGTGCCGACAAGCGGCGGATCGAGGGCCGTTCCCTCGGACAGATCGCCTGGACCCGGTTCAAGAAGGACAAGGTCGCGGTCACCGGCGGTGTCATCGTGGTCCTGCTGATCCTGCTCGCGATCCTCTCGCGTCCCATCCAGGCCGTGTTCGGGCTCGACCCCAACGCGTTCAACCAGGATCTGATCGACCCCAACACCTCGCTGCCCAACGGCGCCTGGGGCGGCATGAGCGCGGACCACCCGCTGGGCGTGGACCCGAAGTTCGGCCGAGACATCGCCACCCGCATCCTCGAGGGATCCTGGGTGTCGCTGGTGGTCGCGTTCGGCGCGACGATCCTGTCCAACGTCATCGGGGCCATCATGGGCGTCGTGGCCGGCTACTACGGCGGCCGCGTCGACACGATCATCAGCCGTCTGATGGACACCTTCCTCGCCTTCCCGCTGCTGCTGTTCGCGATCGCCATCTCCGCCACCCTGCAGGGCGGCGCGTTCGGCCTCACCGGACTGCCGCTGCACCTCAGCGTGCTGATCTTCATCATCGGCTTCTTCAACTGGCCCTACCTGGGCCGGATCGTCCGCGGCCAGACGCTCGCCCTGCGCGAGCGCGAGTTCGTGGACGCCTCCCGGGGCATGGGCGCCAAGGGCCCGTACATCCTGTTCCGTGAACTGATGCCCAACCTGGTCGGCCCGATCATCGTCTACTCGACGCTGCTGATCCCGACCAACATCCTCTTCGAGGCCTCCCTTAGCTTCCTCGGCGTCGGCATCCAGCCCCCGCAGGCTTCCTGGGGCGGCATGCTCCGCGAAGCGGTCACGTTCTACGAGGTCGATCCTCAGTACATGATCGTGCCCGGGCTCGCCATCTTCGTGACCGTCCTGGCGTTCAACCTGCTCGGCGACGGTCTCCGCGACGCTCTCGACCCGCGCAGCCGCTGA
- a CDS encoding ABC transporter substrate-binding protein — translation MRRSALAAIAAIGSVSLLVAGCSKADDNKNDNGSGTKSAGADAATKGVVNASSKKGGTLTYEMSDVPDSFDPGNTYYAYMYNLSRLWARPLMTFKPGAGTEGNTLVPDLAEGKGTPSEGGKTWTYKIRPGLTYEDGTPITTKDVKYAVERSNFARDVLSLGPNYFQQLLAGGDKYKGPYKDKSAKGLSSIETPDDTTIVFHLKQAFQEFDYLVAAPETAPVPQAKDKGVDYVKNIVSSGSYKFESYSEGKQVTLVRNDKWDAKTDPLRTQLPDKIVVNMKVNPETIDKDVLAGNAIDLVGTGVQASTQAQLLSDPKKRANTDNTFGGRLVYMAINTKVAPFDKVECRKAVQYAIDKASVQTAEGGPIRGEIASTVLPPDITGYEKSDVYATADNKGDEAKAKEQLKACGKTSITTNISARSDRQQEIDAATAIINSLQKVGIKATLKQYPSGKYFTDYAGVPKVTQKQNIGLMMMQWGADWPSGYGFLQQILNGEAISQSGNTNLSQYNSKEVNTLLSKAIATQDDTERNSLYAQIDKKTMDDAVIVPLTYFKVLLARPQNATNLVSSAAWSGQYDYLNIGTTK, via the coding sequence ATGCGAAGGTCAGCGCTGGCCGCGATCGCGGCCATCGGCTCCGTCAGCCTGCTTGTCGCAGGTTGCAGCAAGGCCGATGACAACAAGAACGACAACGGCAGCGGCACCAAGTCGGCTGGGGCCGACGCCGCGACCAAGGGGGTCGTCAACGCCTCCAGCAAGAAGGGCGGGACCCTCACCTACGAGATGTCCGACGTCCCGGACTCGTTCGACCCGGGCAACACGTACTACGCGTACATGTACAACCTCAGCCGGCTGTGGGCCCGCCCGCTGATGACCTTCAAGCCCGGCGCCGGCACCGAGGGCAACACCCTGGTCCCGGACCTGGCCGAGGGCAAGGGCACCCCGAGCGAGGGCGGCAAGACCTGGACGTACAAGATCCGTCCGGGTCTGACGTACGAGGACGGCACGCCGATCACGACGAAGGACGTCAAGTACGCCGTCGAGCGGTCCAACTTCGCGCGTGACGTGCTCTCGCTCGGCCCCAACTACTTCCAGCAGCTCCTCGCGGGCGGCGACAAGTACAAGGGCCCCTACAAGGACAAGAGCGCCAAGGGCCTGTCCTCGATCGAGACGCCGGACGACACCACCATCGTCTTCCACCTGAAGCAGGCCTTCCAGGAGTTCGACTACCTGGTCGCCGCCCCGGAGACCGCTCCGGTGCCTCAGGCCAAGGACAAGGGCGTCGACTATGTCAAGAACATCGTGTCCTCGGGCTCGTACAAGTTCGAGAGCTACTCCGAGGGCAAGCAGGTCACCCTCGTGCGCAACGACAAGTGGGACGCGAAGACGGACCCGCTGCGCACGCAGCTGCCGGACAAGATCGTCGTCAACATGAAGGTCAACCCCGAGACGATCGACAAGGACGTCCTCGCGGGCAACGCGATCGACCTCGTCGGCACGGGTGTCCAGGCCTCGACCCAGGCGCAGCTTCTCAGCGACCCGAAGAAGCGGGCCAACACGGACAACACCTTCGGTGGCCGCCTGGTCTACATGGCGATCAACACCAAGGTCGCGCCGTTCGACAAGGTCGAGTGCCGCAAGGCCGTGCAGTACGCGATCGACAAGGCCTCGGTGCAGACCGCCGAGGGCGGCCCGATCCGCGGTGAGATCGCCTCCACCGTCCTGCCTCCGGACATCACCGGCTACGAGAAGTCGGACGTCTACGCGACCGCCGACAACAAGGGCGACGAGGCCAAGGCCAAGGAGCAGCTGAAGGCCTGCGGCAAGACGTCGATCACGACGAACATCTCGGCGCGCTCCGACCGCCAGCAGGAGATCGACGCCGCCACGGCGATCATCAACTCCCTGCAGAAGGTCGGCATCAAGGCCACCCTCAAGCAGTACCCGTCGGGCAAGTACTTCACCGACTACGCGGGTGTCCCGAAGGTCACGCAGAAGCAGAACATCGGTCTGATGATGATGCAGTGGGGTGCCGACTGGCCTTCCGGCTACGGCTTCCTGCAGCAGATCCTGAACGGCGAGGCCATCAGCCAGTCGGGTAACACCAACCTGTCGCAGTACAACAGCAAGGAAGTCAACACCCTGCTGTCCAAGGCGATCGCGACTCAGGACGACACCGAGCGCAACAGCCTGTACGCGCAGATCGACAAGAAGACCATGGACGACGCCGTGATCGTCCCGCTGACCTACTTCAAGGTCCTGCTGGCCCGCCCGCAGAACGCCACGAACCTGGTTTCCTCGGCGGCCTGGAGCGGTCAGTACGACTACCTCAACATCGGCACCACGAAGTAG
- a CDS encoding ABC transporter permease yields the protein MISYILRRTFAAVILLLVVSAVTFAIFFLLPRLAGQTADQLAQQYIGKSPSKADIIAVKHNLGLDQPLYVQYWHFIKGIVAGATYDLGPTSVHCDAPCFGYSFKTHEAVWPELTTRMPVTFSLASGAAALWLLSGVTVGVISALKPRSFFDRTFMGVALAGVSLPMFFTGNLAILLFTYQWPIFGRTYVPFTENPAQWANTLFPAWCSLALLYSAIYARLTRSGMLETMNEDFIRTARAKGLGEGTVVVRHGLRAALTPIITVFGMDIGLLLGGALITETVFSLHGVGQYAVQGITDNDLPKILGVTMLAAFFVVIANLLVDLLYAAADPRVRLS from the coding sequence GTGATCTCGTACATCCTCCGCCGGACGTTCGCAGCAGTGATCCTGCTGCTGGTCGTCTCCGCGGTCACCTTCGCCATCTTCTTCCTGCTGCCGCGGCTCGCCGGTCAGACCGCTGACCAGCTTGCGCAGCAGTACATCGGCAAGAGCCCCTCCAAGGCCGACATCATCGCGGTCAAGCACAACCTCGGTCTGGACCAGCCCCTTTACGTCCAGTACTGGCACTTCATCAAGGGGATCGTGGCCGGCGCCACCTATGACCTGGGGCCCACCTCGGTGCACTGCGACGCGCCGTGCTTCGGCTACTCCTTCAAGACCCATGAGGCGGTCTGGCCCGAGCTGACCACCCGTATGCCGGTGACGTTCTCGCTGGCCTCGGGTGCGGCCGCCCTGTGGCTGCTCTCCGGCGTGACGGTCGGCGTCATCTCCGCCCTCAAGCCTCGTTCGTTCTTCGACCGCACCTTCATGGGTGTCGCGCTCGCCGGTGTCTCCCTGCCCATGTTCTTCACGGGCAACCTGGCGATCCTGCTCTTCACCTACCAGTGGCCGATCTTCGGACGCACCTACGTCCCGTTCACCGAGAACCCCGCTCAGTGGGCCAACACGCTCTTCCCCGCGTGGTGTTCCCTGGCACTGCTCTACTCCGCCATCTACGCGCGGCTCACCCGCTCGGGCATGCTGGAGACGATGAACGAGGACTTCATCCGCACCGCACGGGCCAAGGGCCTGGGCGAGGGCACGGTCGTGGTCCGGCACGGGCTGCGGGCCGCGCTCACCCCGATCATCACCGTCTTCGGCATGGACATCGGCCTGCTGCTCGGCGGTGCGCTGATCACGGAGACCGTGTTCTCGCTGCACGGAGTCGGCCAGTACGCGGTGCAGGGCATCACCGACAACGACCTGCCCAAGATCCTCGGCGTGACCATGCTCGCCGCGTTCTTCGTCGTGATCGCAAATCTTCTGGTGGACCTGCTGTACGCCGCCGCCGACCCGCGGGTGAGGCTCTCATGA
- a CDS encoding ABC transporter ATP-binding protein yields MTELSKTGAAVGEPAATAKAPTAFLEVRDLKVHFPTDDGLVKSVDGLNFQLEKGKTLSVVGESGSGKSVTSLAIMGLHRLGARGKNVQMSGEIWLDGKELVNADPDEVRKLRGREMAMIFQDPLSAMHPYYKVGDQIVEAYRVHHKVSRKVARTRAIEMLDRVGIPEPHKRVDGYPHEFSGGMRQRAMIAMALVNNPELLIADEPTTALDVTVQAQILDLIRDLQKEFGSAVIIITHDLGVVAEIADDVLVMYGGRCVERGRVDEIFERPQHPYTWGLLGSMPRIDRETSERLIPVKGQPPSLINVPSGCAFHPRCPYADIPKGNVTRTVRPELELVDAGHWSACHLSAEDRTRIWTEEIAPKL; encoded by the coding sequence ATGACCGAACTCTCCAAGACCGGCGCCGCCGTGGGCGAGCCGGCCGCCACCGCCAAGGCCCCGACGGCCTTCCTCGAGGTCCGCGACCTCAAGGTGCACTTCCCGACCGACGACGGCCTGGTCAAGTCCGTCGACGGGCTGAACTTCCAGCTGGAGAAGGGCAAGACGCTCTCCGTCGTCGGCGAGTCGGGCTCCGGCAAGTCGGTCACCTCGCTCGCGATCATGGGCCTGCACCGGCTCGGCGCCCGCGGCAAGAACGTCCAGATGTCCGGAGAGATCTGGCTGGACGGCAAGGAACTGGTCAACGCCGACCCGGACGAGGTGCGCAAGCTGCGCGGCCGGGAGATGGCGATGATCTTCCAGGACCCGCTGTCCGCGATGCACCCGTACTACAAGGTCGGCGACCAGATCGTCGAGGCCTACCGGGTGCACCACAAGGTGAGCAGGAAGGTCGCCCGCACCCGGGCCATCGAGATGCTCGACCGGGTCGGCATCCCCGAGCCGCACAAGCGTGTCGACGGCTACCCGCACGAGTTCTCCGGCGGTATGCGCCAGCGCGCCATGATCGCGATGGCGCTGGTCAACAACCCCGAACTGCTCATCGCGGACGAGCCGACCACCGCGCTCGACGTCACCGTCCAGGCGCAGATCCTCGACCTGATCCGCGACCTCCAGAAGGAGTTCGGCTCCGCGGTCATCATCATCACGCACGACCTCGGCGTGGTCGCCGAGATCGCCGACGACGTGCTGGTGATGTACGGCGGCCGGTGCGTGGAGCGCGGCCGGGTCGACGAGATCTTCGAGCGGCCGCAGCACCCCTACACCTGGGGGCTGCTCGGCTCGATGCCGCGCATCGACCGCGAGACCTCCGAGCGGCTCATCCCGGTCAAGGGCCAGCCGCCGAGCCTCATCAACGTCCCGTCCGGTTGTGCCTTCCACCCGCGGTGCCCGTACGCGGACATCCCCAAGGGGAACGTCACCCGCACGGTGCGTCCGGAGCTGGAGCTGGTGGACGCCGGACACTGGTCCGCCTGCCACCTCTCGGCTGAGGACCGTACGCGGATCTGGACCGAAGAGATTGCGCCGAAGCTGTGA
- a CDS encoding ABC transporter ATP-binding protein encodes MSETKKTDAAGQAEVPRQAQASDSGSADREVLLRVEGLTKHFPIKKGILQRQVGAVKAVDGIDFEVRKGETLGVVGESGCGKSTMGRVITRLQDPTSGTITFEGQDITRLNAGKMRPLRRDIQMIFQDPYGSLNPRHTIGSIVSAPFRLQGVEPEGGVKKEVQRLLELVGLSPEHFNRYPHEFSGGQRQRIGIARALALKPKLVVADEPVSALDVSIQAQVVNLMDDLQEELGLTYVIIAHDLSVVRHVSDRIAVMYLGKIVELADRTSLYQSPMHPYTKALMSAVPIPDPKRQGGKSERILLRGDVPSPIAPPSGCRFHTRCWKATEICRTTEPPLKELRPGQRVACHHPENFEDQAPQDTVLLTAAKAAAELVADEVLAESAATSAAVAAEIGEAAEDSESAGSPESGTEGPDGQEPAGK; translated from the coding sequence GTGAGTGAGACGAAGAAGACGGACGCCGCCGGCCAGGCCGAGGTCCCGCGGCAGGCGCAGGCATCCGACAGCGGCTCCGCGGACCGCGAGGTGCTGCTCCGGGTCGAGGGCCTGACCAAGCACTTCCCCATCAAGAAGGGGATCCTGCAGCGGCAGGTCGGCGCGGTCAAGGCCGTCGACGGCATCGACTTCGAGGTGCGCAAGGGCGAGACCCTGGGTGTCGTCGGCGAGTCGGGCTGCGGCAAGTCGACCATGGGCCGGGTCATCACCCGCCTCCAGGACCCGACCAGCGGCACGATCACCTTCGAGGGCCAGGACATCACGCGGCTGAACGCCGGGAAGATGCGCCCGCTGCGCCGCGACATCCAGATGATCTTCCAGGACCCGTACGGCTCCCTGAACCCCCGCCACACCATCGGCTCGATCGTCTCGGCGCCCTTCCGGCTCCAGGGCGTGGAGCCCGAGGGCGGGGTGAAGAAGGAGGTCCAGCGGCTGCTGGAGCTGGTCGGCCTCAGCCCCGAGCACTTCAACCGCTACCCGCACGAGTTCTCCGGCGGCCAGCGCCAGCGCATCGGCATCGCCCGGGCGCTCGCGCTCAAGCCGAAGCTGGTGGTGGCGGACGAGCCGGTCTCCGCCCTGGACGTCTCCATCCAGGCCCAGGTGGTCAACCTCATGGACGACCTCCAGGAGGAGCTGGGCCTGACCTACGTGATCATCGCGCACGACCTCTCGGTCGTCCGGCACGTCTCGGACCGGATCGCGGTGATGTACCTCGGCAAGATCGTCGAACTCGCCGACCGCACCTCGCTGTACCAGTCGCCGATGCACCCGTACACCAAGGCGCTGATGTCGGCGGTGCCGATCCCGGACCCGAAGCGTCAGGGCGGCAAGAGCGAGCGGATCCTGCTGCGCGGCGACGTGCCCTCGCCGATCGCCCCGCCCAGCGGCTGCCGCTTCCACACCCGGTGCTGGAAGGCGACGGAGATCTGCCGTACCACCGAGCCGCCGCTCAAGGAGCTGAGGCCCGGTCAGCGGGTGGCCTGTCACCACCCGGAGAACTTCGAGGACCAGGCTCCGCAGGACACCGTGCTGCTCACGGCCGCCAAGGCGGCCGCGGAACTGGTGGCCGACGAGGTCCTGGCGGAGTCGGCGGCGACGTCGGCCGCGGTGGCCGCGGAGATCGGCGAGGCGGCGGAGGACTCCGAGTCCGCCGGCTCCCCGGAGTCCGGCACCGAGGGCCCCGACGGCCAGGAGCCGGCCGGGAAGTAG
- a CDS encoding trimeric intracellular cation channel family protein — translation MLQQLFSPSVQHTIDVVGIFVFAISGALLAVRKNFDVFGIAVLAEVTALGGGLFRDIVIGAVPPAAFTDLGYFLTPLLATLVVFFLHPHMERIQTAVYVFDAAGLGLFCVAGTTKAYAYGLNLTASATLGMATAVGGGVLRDVLANEVPSLLRWDRDLYAVPAIVGATMVVLCIHYDALNPYTSGLAVVTAFALRLLAMRYHWRAPRAWNRRSTVREE, via the coding sequence GTGCTTCAGCAACTGTTCAGTCCCTCCGTCCAGCACACGATCGACGTGGTCGGCATCTTCGTCTTCGCCATCTCCGGAGCGCTGCTGGCCGTCCGCAAGAACTTCGACGTCTTCGGCATCGCCGTCCTCGCCGAGGTCACCGCGCTGGGCGGCGGGCTGTTCCGTGACATCGTCATCGGGGCCGTGCCCCCGGCCGCCTTCACCGACCTCGGGTACTTCCTCACCCCGCTGCTCGCCACGCTCGTGGTCTTCTTCCTGCACCCGCACATGGAGCGCATCCAGACCGCGGTGTACGTGTTCGACGCGGCCGGTCTCGGCCTGTTCTGCGTGGCCGGCACGACGAAGGCGTACGCCTACGGGCTGAACCTCACCGCGTCGGCGACGCTCGGCATGGCCACCGCCGTGGGCGGCGGTGTGCTGCGGGACGTGCTCGCCAACGAGGTGCCGTCACTGCTGCGCTGGGACCGCGACCTGTACGCGGTCCCGGCGATCGTCGGCGCCACCATGGTGGTGCTGTGCATCCACTACGACGCGCTGAACCCGTACACCAGCGGTCTGGCGGTGGTCACCGCCTTCGCTCTGCGGCTGCTCGCGATGCGGTACCACTGGCGAGCTCCGCGGGCCTGGAACCGACGGTCGACGGTACGGGAGGAGTGA
- a CDS encoding alpha/beta hydrolase, with product MSLTGTPFLYTTVVLAVAALALPFVLWTRLKGPKVLRTALRALMLLFAQATAITLVFVLVNNANNLYDNWADLLGTGNHVQQAANLGTDGTGGIAYRELPRVAQKFTPADGPGMRASGGVRVTQLRGRVSGVNAEVYVWLPPQYDEPAYKNKKFPVVELLSGYPGSAKAWFGSLKVHQQLEPLMRSGQVAPFILVAPRTNLIAKIDTGCANIPGTVNADTWLSIDVPKMITDNFRAAPAPNGWATAGYSAGAHCATKLAVAHPDRYRAAVSLSGYNDPIGERNSLANQNLGLRRANNPYILLKNYRVPPRVALYLSGQSGDGYQAGVALERIAKPPTTVHVVFVPRSAGGHSMALWRPQVPAAFRWLSEELGQRPPHRLRTALTPPVPSTVGSRPAELASGTASRAAAERRR from the coding sequence ATGAGCCTCACCGGGACTCCGTTCCTGTACACCACCGTCGTGCTGGCCGTGGCCGCGCTGGCCCTGCCCTTCGTCCTGTGGACGCGACTGAAGGGCCCCAAGGTGCTGCGCACCGCCCTGCGGGCGCTGATGCTGCTGTTCGCCCAGGCCACAGCCATCACCCTGGTCTTCGTACTGGTGAACAACGCCAACAACCTGTACGACAACTGGGCCGACCTGCTGGGCACGGGCAACCATGTGCAGCAGGCCGCCAACCTGGGCACCGACGGCACCGGCGGCATCGCCTACCGGGAGCTGCCCAGGGTCGCGCAGAAGTTCACCCCGGCCGACGGACCCGGGATGCGCGCCTCCGGAGGGGTCAGGGTCACCCAGCTCAGGGGTCGGGTCTCCGGGGTGAACGCCGAGGTCTACGTATGGCTGCCGCCGCAGTACGACGAGCCCGCCTACAAGAACAAGAAGTTCCCGGTGGTCGAGCTGCTGTCGGGCTACCCGGGCTCGGCGAAGGCCTGGTTCGGCTCCCTGAAGGTGCACCAGCAACTGGAGCCGCTGATGCGCAGCGGACAGGTCGCGCCGTTCATACTGGTGGCGCCGCGCACCAACCTGATCGCCAAGATCGACACGGGCTGCGCCAACATCCCGGGCACCGTGAACGCGGACACCTGGCTGAGCATCGACGTACCGAAGATGATCACGGACAACTTCCGTGCCGCGCCGGCCCCGAACGGCTGGGCCACCGCCGGCTACTCGGCCGGGGCGCACTGCGCGACCAAGCTCGCCGTCGCCCACCCGGACCGCTACCGCGCCGCGGTGAGCCTGTCCGGCTACAACGACCCGATCGGCGAACGCAATTCGCTCGCCAACCAGAACCTCGGGCTGCGACGCGCGAACAACCCCTACATCCTGCTGAAGAACTACCGCGTCCCGCCGCGCGTGGCGCTCTACCTCTCGGGCCAGAGCGGCGACGGGTACCAGGCCGGCGTCGCGCTGGAACGGATCGCGAAGCCGCCGACGACCGTGCACGTGGTCTTCGTGCCCCGCAGCGCGGGGGGCCACAGCATGGCGCTGTGGCGGCCGCAGGTACCGGCGGCGTTCCGCTGGCTGTCCGAGGAACTGGGGCAGCGGCCGCCCCACCGCCTCCGGACGGCCCTCACTCCTCCCGTACCGTCGACCGTCGGTTCCAGGCCCGCGGAGCTCGCCAGTGGTACCGCATCGCGAGCAGCCGCAGAGCGAAGGCGGTGA
- a CDS encoding thioesterase family protein, with protein sequence MSEAATAARAAIGDSEFDRDTAVTRSEPGVYGIDLAAGWTIANAVNGGYLLAVLGRALADALPHPDPFTISAHYLTASRPGPAVVRTDVVRAGRTLSTGQASLFQRDDDGREVERIRVLASYGDLGALPDDVRTSAKPPALPPLEQCFGPQDAPGDPVPVPGSSSITDRLMLKLDPATLGWALGAPSGKGEMRAWFGLADGRDHDPLSLLLAVDALPPTAFELGVKGWVPTVELTVHVRCRPAPGPLRVSITTRNLAGGFLEEDAEVWDAADRLVAQSRQLARVRLG encoded by the coding sequence ATGTCAGAAGCAGCCACCGCCGCGCGGGCCGCGATCGGCGACAGCGAGTTCGACCGGGACACCGCGGTCACCCGGAGCGAGCCCGGTGTCTACGGCATCGACCTCGCCGCCGGCTGGACGATCGCCAACGCCGTCAACGGCGGCTATCTGCTGGCCGTCCTCGGCCGCGCGCTCGCGGACGCCCTGCCGCATCCGGACCCGTTCACGATCTCGGCCCACTACCTGACCGCGTCCCGGCCGGGTCCCGCCGTCGTCCGCACGGACGTGGTGCGCGCCGGCCGCACCCTGTCGACCGGCCAGGCCTCCCTCTTCCAGCGCGACGACGACGGCCGCGAGGTGGAGCGCATCCGCGTCCTGGCCTCCTACGGCGACCTCGGCGCCCTGCCCGACGACGTGCGCACCTCGGCGAAGCCGCCCGCGCTCCCGCCCCTGGAGCAGTGCTTCGGCCCCCAGGACGCACCCGGCGACCCCGTGCCCGTACCCGGCAGCTCGTCCATCACCGACCGCCTGATGCTCAAGCTGGACCCCGCCACCCTCGGCTGGGCGCTCGGCGCGCCCTCCGGCAAGGGGGAGATGCGGGCCTGGTTCGGGCTCGCCGACGGCCGGGACCACGACCCGCTCTCCCTGCTGCTCGCGGTGGACGCGCTGCCCCCGACCGCGTTCGAGCTGGGCGTCAAGGGCTGGGTGCCGACCGTCGAGCTGACCGTGCACGTCCGCTGCCGCCCCGCGCCGGGCCCGCTGCGCGTGTCCATCACCACCCGCAACCTGGCCGGCGGCTTCCTGGAGGAGGACGCCGAGGTCTGGGACGCCGCCGACCGGCTGGTGGCGCAGTCCCGGCAACTGGCACGGGTCAGGCTCGGCTGA